From Pseudomonas sp. LS1212, the proteins below share one genomic window:
- a CDS encoding (2Fe-2S)-binding protein, translated as MTLHKLTVVSHQQDFLLPANAPMTDIEYEPNGKNIIPFGCRMGACGACVIRVIEGHEQLSEQDADEVAFIDMLGYSGADYRLACQCRLKGAATVEVVT; from the coding sequence ATGACACTCCACAAACTGACTGTGGTATCGCACCAACAGGACTTTCTTCTACCGGCCAATGCGCCGATGACGGATATCGAATACGAGCCCAATGGAAAAAACATCATTCCATTTGGCTGCAGAATGGGTGCATGCGGGGCGTGCGTCATAAGAGTCATCGAAGGCCATGAGCAACTAAGCGAACAAGATGCCGACGAAGTGGCGTTTATCGACATGCTCGGTTATTCCGGTGCCGACTATCGACTTGCCTGCCAATGCCGATTAAAGGGGGCAGCGACTGTAGAAGTCGTCACCTAG
- a CDS encoding acetyl-CoA carboxylase biotin carboxylase subunit family protein, whose product MTDNTSGVLILSHCGYSFLEDLKAELDRRQLKCFVLSSLPLPEHVPQRLDHLRGWADELYSTASHQLQVSDVDACIDTLHDQGEHVLCCISVWEGYRHLMAYAIRRLGIHDLDWEHTLKLRNKLAVRNRLADAGLSAARAIELSPVSLALLKEDDKRYFIKPIHGIASYGAFPLRENTTWAGLEGIRACAAKDTLYASAFNGPLSFMAEHYITGREFSFEVLVVDGNAHVVAIHEKCEMTESADTVLENCCTSPPVSLAPEAIAEGVAWIGKVVDEVQLNWGCFHIEARFTGKAWDLIEINPRVGGSLISHSVNSMTQGQSLLSLWLELLIFASADDANARRTFERYLAEISYTCNGVCPSDIATFFRVYFAEAGVLEHVEVRPLAMDPVVSHVLLKPGDEIPAQAREVFLGQMLWAFARNDHRQTFTLLSQLSAQAIDIRYAKSRQRQPGDNVTCATH is encoded by the coding sequence ATGACAGATAATACGTCGGGTGTTCTGATCCTGAGCCATTGCGGCTATTCATTTCTCGAAGACCTTAAAGCGGAACTCGATCGTCGCCAGTTAAAATGCTTTGTGTTGTCGTCATTGCCACTTCCCGAGCATGTTCCACAGCGTCTCGACCATCTACGTGGCTGGGCAGACGAGCTTTACTCAACCGCTTCTCACCAATTGCAGGTCAGTGATGTGGACGCCTGCATCGATACCTTGCATGACCAGGGCGAGCATGTGCTGTGCTGTATCTCCGTCTGGGAAGGGTATCGCCACCTGATGGCTTATGCCATTCGCCGCCTGGGGATTCACGACCTGGACTGGGAGCACACGCTCAAACTGCGCAACAAACTGGCCGTTCGCAACCGCTTGGCCGACGCCGGGCTTTCGGCCGCGCGTGCGATCGAGCTGTCACCTGTTTCCCTCGCCCTGCTCAAGGAGGACGACAAGCGTTACTTCATCAAACCCATTCATGGCATTGCTTCTTATGGCGCATTCCCGCTGCGCGAAAACACCACGTGGGCGGGGCTGGAGGGCATCCGCGCCTGCGCTGCAAAAGACACCCTGTACGCCTCCGCCTTCAACGGCCCGCTGAGTTTCATGGCCGAGCACTACATTACCGGGCGCGAGTTCAGCTTCGAAGTGTTGGTGGTCGATGGCAATGCACATGTCGTGGCCATCCACGAAAAATGCGAAATGACCGAATCTGCCGACACGGTGCTGGAAAACTGCTGCACCAGCCCGCCAGTCAGTCTCGCGCCCGAAGCTATCGCCGAGGGGGTCGCATGGATCGGCAAAGTCGTCGATGAAGTCCAGCTCAACTGGGGATGCTTCCACATAGAGGCGCGTTTTACCGGCAAGGCCTGGGACCTGATCGAAATCAACCCGCGCGTGGGCGGCAGCCTGATTTCCCACAGCGTCAATTCGATGACCCAAGGCCAGAGTCTGTTGTCGCTTTGGCTTGAACTGCTGATCTTTGCCAGCGCCGATGATGCAAACGCCCGCCGCACCTTCGAGCGCTACCTGGCCGAAATTTCATATACATGCAACGGGGTTTGCCCCAGCGATATCGCGACGTTCTTCCGGGTCTATTTCGCTGAGGCCGGCGTGCTCGAGCACGTGGAAGTCAGGCCTCTGGCAATGGACCCGGTGGTTTCCCATGTACTGCTCAAACCAGGCGACGAAATCCCGGCCCAAGCCCGCGAAGTGTTCCTGGGGCAAATGCTCTGGGCGTTCGCACGCAACGATCACCGACAGACGTTCACCTTGTTGAGCCAGCTCTCGGCTCAAGCCATTGACATTCGCTATGCCAAGTCTCGACAGAGGCAGCCTGGCGACAACGTGACCTGCGCAACCCACTAA
- a CDS encoding aminotransferase class V-fold PLP-dependent enzyme yields MDSHDWTSVRAQFNLSPDYVHISNFFLASMPLPVREALARHRKAFDENPYTYLEDHMFAKPQDMVWRKVCAAAAEYIGGKPEEVALTTSTTQGLSMIYNGLHLRADQEILTTHHEWYTHDEAMRLAMLKLGGSIRRIELYRDRSEVTVDAIVQRIGDAIRPNTRLVAMTWVHSGTGVRLPLKEIGEVIAQANRRRKADDQILYVVDGVHGFGCVDEDVASLGCDFFSAGTHKWIMAPHGTGLVWAKAEHWAQVIPTIPTIMAAEPSNAWRQQRDPQGPTEASWVSPGGFLAFENQWATIEAFEFNRKLGRKRIADRVSQLNGLLKEGLDAMPHVTLHTPLPAQLSAGIVCCEVKGHSPREVVEVLKQHKIIASATPYRHSTVRFSAGIVNSPQDIEKTLAVMRSLG; encoded by the coding sequence ATGGACTCTCATGATTGGACATCGGTCAGGGCTCAGTTCAACCTGTCGCCCGATTACGTGCACATCTCCAATTTTTTCCTGGCTTCCATGCCTCTACCTGTACGTGAAGCACTGGCCCGACATCGCAAGGCGTTCGACGAAAACCCCTACACCTACCTTGAGGATCACATGTTTGCCAAACCGCAGGATATGGTTTGGCGCAAGGTCTGCGCCGCTGCCGCCGAGTACATCGGCGGCAAGCCCGAGGAGGTCGCGTTGACGACCAGCACGACTCAAGGCTTGTCGATGATCTACAACGGCCTGCACCTGCGGGCCGACCAGGAGATCCTCACGACTCACCATGAGTGGTACACCCATGATGAAGCCATGCGCCTGGCCATGTTGAAATTGGGGGGCAGCATCCGCCGCATCGAACTGTATCGCGACCGCAGTGAGGTGACCGTCGACGCGATCGTGCAACGAATCGGCGATGCGATCCGTCCGAACACCAGGCTGGTCGCCATGACCTGGGTGCATTCGGGTACCGGCGTACGCCTGCCGCTCAAAGAAATCGGTGAAGTGATCGCGCAGGCCAACCGCAGGCGCAAGGCCGACGACCAGATTCTCTATGTGGTCGATGGCGTGCACGGTTTCGGCTGCGTGGATGAGGACGTTGCGAGCCTTGGCTGTGATTTTTTCAGCGCCGGCACGCACAAATGGATAATGGCCCCTCACGGGACAGGCCTGGTCTGGGCCAAGGCCGAGCACTGGGCGCAGGTCATTCCGACCATACCCACCATCATGGCGGCCGAGCCCTCGAATGCGTGGCGGCAGCAGCGCGATCCGCAAGGGCCGACCGAGGCCTCCTGGGTCAGCCCGGGGGGCTTTCTGGCTTTCGAAAACCAGTGGGCGACCATCGAAGCGTTCGAGTTCAACAGGAAGCTTGGCCGCAAACGCATTGCCGACCGGGTTTCGCAACTCAATGGTCTGCTCAAGGAAGGCCTGGACGCCATGCCGCATGTCACCCTGCACACACCGCTCCCGGCGCAGTTGTCGGCCGGGATCGTGTGTTGCGAGGTCAAGGGGCATTCACCGCGAGAGGTGGTGGAGGTCCTCAAGCAGCACAAAATCATTGCCAGCGCGACGCCCTATCGCCATTCGACGGTGCGGTTCTCGGCCGGCATCGTCAACAGCCCGCAAGACATCGAGAAGACCTTGGCGGTAATGCGCTCGCTGGGTTGA
- a CDS encoding FAD-dependent oxidoreductase, giving the protein MAQTDPPPPGPDFSKGVPLASVPESGVLAGHVNGDPALLVRLDDGIHALSGRCSHYGAPLAEGLVIGDEIRCPWHHACFNLRTGAALRAPAFSALTTWRLEIVGQTLFVRAEATVDWPAQPPAQQPRPERIVIIGGGAAGYAAALRLRELGYGGTLSMLSADPSAPYDRPNLSKDYLAGTAPEDWIPLRGPKFYTNRKIDLRLGCNVSAIDTAARQVITAAGEQLPYDALLIATGAQPRRLPIAGFDLPNAFVLRSLDDARAIVEASKEATSVALIGAGFIGMEAAAALRSRGLEVHVVAPEEVPMEAVLGRELGGFITGLHQEQGVIFHLGSSVKGFNGKVLTLTDGTAIDADLLLLGTGVTPRTELAAAAGLAVEDGILVDANLQTSVAGLFAAGDVARYPYGGEPIRIEHWVHAQRQGQAAAANMLGAGQAFTDVPFFWTHHYGLDLRYTGYAGGWDEVRIYGSLPQRDFTARFFRAGELVAAASVGRDLENLCIEAALQV; this is encoded by the coding sequence ATGGCACAAACAGACCCCCCTCCCCCCGGTCCCGACTTCAGCAAAGGCGTACCCCTGGCCAGCGTGCCGGAGAGTGGCGTGCTCGCCGGCCATGTCAATGGCGATCCCGCCCTGCTGGTGCGACTCGATGACGGCATTCACGCGCTCAGCGGGCGCTGCAGCCACTATGGTGCGCCACTGGCCGAAGGCCTGGTGATCGGCGACGAAATCCGTTGCCCCTGGCACCATGCCTGTTTCAACCTGCGCACGGGGGCCGCGTTGCGGGCACCCGCCTTCTCGGCGTTGACAACATGGCGCCTGGAAATCGTCGGCCAGACCCTGTTCGTGCGGGCCGAGGCAACCGTCGACTGGCCGGCGCAACCACCCGCACAGCAACCCCGACCCGAACGCATCGTGATCATCGGTGGCGGCGCTGCCGGTTATGCGGCGGCCTTGCGGCTGCGCGAGCTGGGCTATGGCGGTACATTGTCGATGCTCAGCGCCGATCCGTCGGCCCCCTATGATCGCCCCAATCTGTCCAAGGACTACCTGGCCGGGACCGCACCGGAAGACTGGATCCCGCTGCGGGGCCCCAAGTTCTATACCAATCGCAAGATCGACCTGCGGCTGGGCTGCAACGTCAGCGCGATCGATACCGCAGCGCGCCAGGTGATCACCGCAGCAGGCGAACAACTGCCCTATGACGCCTTGCTGATTGCAACCGGCGCGCAACCGCGGCGCTTGCCCATTGCCGGGTTCGACCTGCCCAATGCCTTCGTACTGCGCTCGCTGGACGATGCCCGGGCCATTGTCGAGGCAAGCAAGGAGGCAACGTCGGTGGCGTTGATCGGCGCCGGTTTCATCGGCATGGAGGCCGCGGCGGCCCTGCGCTCGCGCGGGCTCGAGGTGCATGTGGTAGCGCCTGAGGAGGTACCGATGGAGGCTGTGCTCGGTCGCGAACTGGGCGGTTTCATCACCGGCCTGCACCAGGAACAGGGAGTGATATTTCACCTGGGCTCCTCCGTCAAAGGCTTCAACGGCAAGGTGCTGACCTTGACGGACGGCACCGCGATTGACGCCGACCTGCTGCTACTGGGCACCGGCGTCACGCCGCGCACCGAGCTCGCGGCGGCGGCAGGGCTTGCGGTAGAGGACGGTATCCTGGTCGATGCCAACCTGCAGACATCGGTTGCCGGCCTCTTCGCAGCCGGCGATGTTGCACGCTACCCCTACGGCGGTGAACCGATCCGGATCGAGCACTGGGTCCATGCCCAGCGCCAGGGCCAGGCTGCCGCTGCCAATATGCTCGGTGCCGGACAGGCCTTCACGGATGTACCGTTTTTCTGGACCCACCACTATGGCCTGGACCTTCGCTACACCGGTTATGCCGGCGGTTGGGATGAGGTTCGGATTTACGGCAGCTTGCCGCAGCGGGACTTCACTGCACGCTTTTTCCGTGCCGGCGAACTGGTCGCGGCGGCATCGGTCGGC
- a CDS encoding acetyl-CoA carboxylase biotin carboxylase subunit family protein — MNILILHRVPYARIEYHRGIDHTAHHVTYLGVQAIIDTLPADLNCTRVVRPGLSSAFDEAYAWLIQGPMCFDRIISMSEYELLDAARLREAFGVPGPSVRQVSLVRNKLLMKDAVAASGLRVPRFLSLDAFMQRPDACPWSGKTVIKPHSGASSVDVEVHDSVALAAQAVSQRMDNSALRLEAFEVEEFIDGPVRHFDGLVQHGRIYEMTSSEYVGTCLAYMEHGEPLGSFQMETTPAMREWVGKALAAVEIRDGAFHLEAIMDGDNPVFLEVGHRVGGADVVATFEMATGIHLPSLELRIHLHTYPIEPREPSNASPDCFGWFAFPGHAHPDATFAGLSGATAFRDSSAIVQWHELPIGAALPRHVTYSAHEAPLTGIVKLASPNQAKAWLRNLFDGVALCPATEAVA, encoded by the coding sequence ATGAATATCCTGATTTTACATCGCGTTCCCTATGCCCGAATCGAGTACCACCGTGGCATCGATCACACGGCGCACCACGTCACCTATCTGGGTGTACAGGCCATCATCGACACACTCCCTGCCGATCTGAATTGCACGCGGGTCGTACGCCCCGGACTGTCCAGTGCCTTCGACGAAGCGTACGCGTGGCTGATACAGGGGCCGATGTGTTTCGACCGCATCATTTCAATGTCCGAGTATGAATTGCTCGACGCAGCACGCCTCAGGGAAGCCTTCGGCGTGCCGGGGCCGTCCGTTCGGCAGGTCAGCCTGGTACGTAACAAGCTGCTCATGAAGGACGCTGTTGCAGCCAGCGGCTTGCGGGTGCCTCGCTTCCTGTCACTGGATGCTTTCATGCAACGACCCGATGCCTGCCCCTGGTCCGGTAAAACCGTGATCAAGCCCCATAGCGGCGCATCGAGTGTGGATGTGGAAGTGCACGACAGCGTCGCCCTGGCAGCGCAAGCAGTGAGTCAGCGAATGGACAACAGTGCGCTGCGGCTCGAGGCATTTGAAGTCGAGGAGTTCATTGACGGGCCGGTGCGCCATTTCGACGGGCTGGTTCAACACGGCCGGATCTACGAGATGACTTCCAGCGAGTATGTCGGCACGTGCCTGGCCTACATGGAGCACGGTGAACCCTTGGGCTCCTTTCAGATGGAAACCACACCGGCCATGCGCGAGTGGGTCGGCAAGGCGCTGGCGGCGGTGGAAATCCGCGACGGGGCCTTTCACCTGGAAGCCATCATGGATGGCGATAACCCTGTGTTTCTGGAAGTTGGCCATCGAGTGGGCGGCGCGGATGTAGTCGCAACCTTCGAAATGGCCACCGGTATCCATCTCCCCTCTCTGGAACTGCGCATCCATTTGCACACGTATCCGATCGAGCCCCGTGAGCCCTCGAACGCTTCGCCCGACTGCTTCGGCTGGTTTGCATTCCCGGGGCACGCGCATCCAGACGCAACCTTTGCAGGGCTCAGCGGGGCAACGGCGTTTCGCGACAGCAGCGCCATTGTCCAGTGGCATGAGCTCCCCATTGGCGCGGCGCTGCCCCGGCACGTCACCTACTCCGCCCATGAGGCGCCGCTGACAGGCATCGTGAAGCTGGCGAGCCCGAACCAGGCCAAGGCCTGGCTGCGCAACCTCTTTGACGGTGTAGCGCTGTGCCCGGCCACCGAGGCCGTAGCCTGA
- a CDS encoding DNA polymerase II encodes MDLQQGFLLTRHWRDTPDGTEVEFWLATDDGPRHIRLPHQPSVAFIPAEQREQAEALLRGERGVELRPLGLCDFHHRPVLGLYCQQHRQLMNLETLLRNAGVDVFEADIRPPERYLMERFITAPVYFGGTPNRGGTLLDAQMKPAPDYRPNLRLVSLDIETNAHGDLYSIALEGCGERQVYMLGPANGAAEALDFQLDYCDSRAQLLEALNRWLARHDPDAIIGWNLVQFDLRVLHEHAQRLKVPLRLGRDGDVMGWREHGGRNNHYFAAAAGRLIIDGIEALRSATWSFPSFSLENVAQTLLGEGKSIDNPYQRMDAIDRMFAEDKPALARYNLKDCELVTRIFAKTELLTFLLERATVTGLPTDRSGGSVAAFTHLYMPLMHRQGFVAPNLGERPPEASPGGFVMDSRPGLYESVLVLDYKSLYPSIIRTFLIDPVGLVEGMRHPEDSASVPGFRGARFSRTRHCLPAIVERVWQGREAAKREKNQPLSQALKIIMNAFYGVLGSSGCRFFDPRLASSITLRGHEIMLKTRQLIEAQGYAVIYGDTDSTFVWLKGAHEEAAAAQIGRTLVHQVNQWWREHLQHEYGLQSALELQFETHFRRFLMPTIRGAEEGSKKRYAGLVTRADGSEEMIYKGLETVRTDWSPLARQFQQELYLRIFHRQPYQDYVRDYVRRTLAGELDELLIYRKRLRRQLGDYLRNVPPHVRAARIADEYNDRQGRPRQYQNGGWISYVITVAGPEPLETRSAPIDYDHYVTRQLQPVADAILPFVRDDFSTLIGGQLGLF; translated from the coding sequence GTGGATCTACAGCAGGGTTTTCTCCTGACCCGGCATTGGCGCGATACGCCCGACGGCACCGAAGTGGAGTTCTGGCTGGCCACCGACGACGGCCCCCGGCATATCCGCCTCCCTCATCAACCCTCGGTGGCCTTCATTCCTGCCGAGCAACGCGAACAGGCCGAGGCGCTGCTGCGCGGCGAGCGTGGCGTCGAGCTGCGCCCGCTGGGCCTGTGCGACTTCCACCACCGCCCCGTGCTGGGGTTGTATTGCCAACAGCACCGCCAGTTGATGAACCTCGAAACGCTGCTGCGAAACGCCGGCGTCGATGTGTTCGAGGCCGACATCCGCCCGCCGGAGCGCTACTTGATGGAGCGCTTCATTACCGCACCGGTGTACTTCGGTGGTACGCCCAATCGCGGCGGCACATTGCTCGACGCGCAGATGAAGCCTGCGCCGGACTACCGCCCCAACCTGAGGCTGGTCTCGCTGGACATCGAAACCAATGCCCACGGCGACCTGTACTCCATCGCCCTGGAAGGCTGCGGCGAGCGGCAGGTCTACATGCTCGGGCCGGCGAACGGTGCGGCTGAGGCGCTCGACTTCCAACTCGACTATTGCGACAGCCGGGCGCAATTGCTGGAGGCATTGAACCGGTGGCTCGCCCGCCACGACCCCGACGCCATCATCGGTTGGAATCTGGTGCAGTTCGACCTGCGCGTGTTGCACGAGCATGCGCAGCGCCTGAAGGTGCCGCTGCGGCTCGGACGCGATGGCGATGTGATGGGCTGGCGTGAGCACGGTGGTCGCAACAACCACTACTTCGCAGCGGCGGCCGGAAGGCTGATCATCGATGGAATCGAGGCGCTGCGCTCGGCGACCTGGAGCTTCCCCTCCTTCAGCCTGGAAAACGTCGCGCAGACGCTGCTCGGCGAGGGCAAATCCATCGACAACCCGTACCAGCGCATGGACGCCATCGACCGCATGTTCGCCGAGGACAAGCCCGCGCTGGCACGCTACAACCTCAAGGACTGCGAGCTGGTCACGCGGATTTTCGCCAAGACCGAACTGCTGACCTTCCTGCTCGAGCGCGCCACCGTCACCGGCCTGCCCACCGATCGCAGCGGTGGTTCGGTCGCGGCCTTCACACACCTGTACATGCCGCTGATGCATCGCCAGGGCTTCGTCGCACCGAACCTTGGCGAACGACCGCCAGAGGCCAGCCCCGGTGGCTTCGTGATGGACTCGCGGCCCGGTTTGTACGAATCGGTGCTGGTGCTCGACTACAAGAGCCTCTACCCGTCGATCATCCGCACCTTCCTGATCGACCCGGTGGGGCTGGTGGAGGGCATGCGCCACCCGGAGGACAGTGCGTCGGTGCCCGGTTTTCGCGGGGCACGCTTCTCGCGCACGCGCCATTGCCTGCCGGCGATTGTCGAGCGTGTCTGGCAGGGCCGCGAAGCGGCCAAGCGCGAGAAGAACCAACCGCTCTCCCAGGCCCTGAAGATCATCATGAATGCCTTCTACGGGGTGCTGGGCTCCAGCGGCTGCCGCTTCTTCGACCCGCGCCTGGCGTCATCCATCACCCTGCGTGGCCACGAGATCATGCTCAAGACCCGCCAACTGATCGAAGCCCAGGGCTATGCGGTGATCTACGGCGACACCGACTCCACCTTCGTCTGGCTCAAGGGGGCGCACGAGGAAGCCGCAGCGGCGCAGATCGGCCGCACGCTGGTGCATCAGGTGAACCAGTGGTGGCGCGAGCACCTGCAACACGAATACGGGCTGCAAAGCGCGCTGGAGCTGCAGTTCGAGACGCACTTCCGGCGCTTCCTCATGCCCACTATCCGTGGCGCCGAGGAGGGCAGCAAGAAACGCTATGCCGGGCTGGTCACCCGTGCCGACGGCAGCGAAGAGATGATCTACAAAGGGCTGGAAACCGTGCGCACCGACTGGTCGCCGCTGGCCCGGCAGTTTCAGCAGGAGCTGTACCTGCGCATCTTCCATCGGCAACCCTATCAGGACTATGTGCGCGATTACGTGCGCCGCACCCTGGCCGGCGAGCTTGATGAACTGCTGATCTACCGCAAGCGCCTGCGCCGGCAGTTGGGCGACTACCTGCGCAACGTGCCGCCCCATGTGCGTGCGGCGCGTATCGCCGATGAGTACAACGACCGGCAGGGCAGGCCGCGGCAGTACCAGAATGGTGGCTGGATCAGCTATGTGATCACGGTCGCGGGGCCTGAGCCGCTGGAAACGCGCAGCGCGCCGATCGACTATGACCACTATGTGACGCGGCAGCTGCAGCCGGTGGCGGATGCCATATTGCCGTTCGTGCGGGACGATTTCAGTACGTTGATCGGTGGGCAGCTGGGGTTGTTCTGA
- a CDS encoding EamA family transporter: MKPGHLLLAILITAIWGFNFSVIKLGLATVDPFILAGIRFSLCALPAIFFIAKPNVAWRYIVGYGLVFGIGLWGVVNLGIKTGLSAGIASLVLQFSAFFTILLGSWVFKEALTKFQLIGIAIALGGLLSIIFISDGSVTMAGLAMVLFGAIAWSVANIINKKAQTTEVFAFLVWSSAFAPIPLFALDYAVNGSAGYVALANQLDLTAVLSILFQVYPNTLFAYWVWNSLLKKYPVSTVAPLSLLVPIFGMLGSVMIFNESLSYTKLLAMALIVLGLAVGLYGQRISNALFARPLRPVA, translated from the coding sequence ATGAAACCTGGACATCTATTACTTGCGATTCTCATCACCGCCATCTGGGGCTTCAACTTTTCGGTCATAAAGCTGGGCCTGGCAACGGTGGACCCCTTTATCCTGGCCGGTATCCGTTTCTCGCTCTGCGCCCTGCCCGCCATATTCTTCATCGCCAAGCCCAACGTGGCATGGCGCTACATTGTGGGTTATGGCCTGGTGTTCGGCATCGGCTTGTGGGGGGTCGTGAACCTGGGGATCAAGACCGGCCTGTCGGCCGGCATCGCTTCACTGGTGCTCCAGTTCAGTGCCTTCTTCACCATCCTGCTCGGCTCGTGGGTGTTCAAGGAAGCCCTCACCAAATTTCAACTGATCGGCATCGCCATTGCGCTTGGCGGCCTGTTGAGCATCATTTTCATCAGCGATGGCTCTGTGACGATGGCCGGCCTGGCGATGGTGCTGTTCGGGGCCATTGCCTGGAGCGTGGCCAACATCATCAATAAAAAAGCCCAGACCACAGAGGTGTTCGCCTTTCTCGTGTGGTCCAGCGCCTTTGCACCCATTCCGCTGTTCGCTCTGGACTATGCGGTCAATGGCTCTGCCGGCTACGTGGCGCTGGCCAACCAGCTGGATTTGACTGCGGTGCTGTCGATCCTGTTCCAGGTTTACCCCAACACCCTGTTCGCTTACTGGGTGTGGAATTCGCTGCTCAAGAAGTACCCCGTTTCAACGGTGGCCCCGCTGTCGTTGCTGGTGCCTATTTTCGGCATGCTCGGCTCGGTGATGATTTTCAACGAGAGCCTTTCGTACACCAAACTGCTCGCCATGGCGCTGATTGTCCTCGGCCTTGCGGTTGGCCTGTACGGCCAGCGCATCAGCAACGCATTGTTCGCTCGTCCTCTGCGCCCCGTGGCCTGA
- a CDS encoding DUF1772 domain-containing protein: MTFLTALLFLVTLFAAVGCGLMAGLFYAFSNFVMKALARIPAPSGIAAMQAINVTVLNPLFLSLFLGTAATCGVLVIYSLVSWQSPGSFLLLLGGVLYLVGNVVVTMAFNVPLNNALEWIDASSAEAAGFWSDYVVKWTRWNHVRTITAAVALVLLMLGLWRVGAVG, from the coding sequence ATGACCTTCCTCACCGCACTGTTGTTCCTCGTGACTCTCTTCGCCGCCGTCGGTTGCGGGTTGATGGCCGGGCTGTTCTACGCCTTCTCCAACTTCGTGATGAAGGCCCTGGCCCGAATCCCCGCGCCCAGCGGCATTGCCGCCATGCAGGCGATCAACGTTACGGTGCTTAATCCGTTGTTCCTGTCGCTCTTTCTCGGCACGGCGGCGACTTGCGGGGTACTGGTCATCTATTCGCTGGTGAGCTGGCAAAGCCCGGGCAGTTTCCTGCTTTTGCTGGGGGGTGTGCTCTATCTGGTGGGCAACGTCGTGGTGACCATGGCCTTCAACGTGCCGCTCAATAATGCCTTGGAGTGGATCGATGCCTCGAGCGCTGAAGCGGCGGGGTTCTGGAGCGATTACGTCGTCAAATGGACGCGCTGGAACCATGTGCGCACGATCACGGCTGCCGTGGCATTGGTGTTGTTGATGCTGGGGCTTTGGCGGGTGGGGGCTGTGGGGTGA
- a CDS encoding acetyl-CoA carboxylase biotin carboxylase subunit family protein — protein sequence MSPNVPVLLIIDYNLSRIAEVFRMRNYAHVRWGAETWLIRSNPQALDLSISDAVFDVDPLSADFVERAIESLGPHASRISAGLVFSDNAVASGAALLERLGLPVDDASKALSAFDKYVYRTHETAQRSTLEGMGVLVPDFSAIHCVEDVLRFADRHRQGFVIKPMCEGNNRGVVLVGSGDDPASAFCEVAPYVEKGVLAEQLIPYRREFSHDGLGSLTFITEKISADGRYPVEIAQVLPARLNDRERQTLLATGEQINHLIGQARGPFHNEIKLNEDGTRAAVVEPNRRPAGMKIWSLARWVYGLDLFETWIDSVFGVDVPAALNAPTCTAATIMLGVPRDMDFEPHDITTDHHPFTYALLASATLHGLNHKELVAYEFTWLGLEKRHIRRVPRDNSDFAAQVCIVLHVDRVDIRDVIQTLREQWLMELARLLPGQSQRIAS from the coding sequence ATGTCACCCAATGTGCCTGTACTGCTGATCATCGATTACAACTTGAGCCGCATCGCCGAAGTTTTTCGGATGCGCAATTACGCCCATGTACGTTGGGGCGCTGAAACCTGGCTGATTCGCAGCAATCCGCAAGCGCTTGATCTATCGATCAGCGACGCCGTATTCGATGTCGATCCGTTGTCAGCCGACTTTGTCGAGCGCGCCATCGAAAGCCTTGGCCCACACGCGTCACGTATCAGTGCCGGCCTGGTCTTCTCTGACAATGCGGTTGCCAGCGGCGCCGCACTGCTTGAGCGTCTCGGGCTGCCTGTCGATGATGCCAGCAAGGCCCTGAGTGCGTTCGATAAATACGTGTATCGCACCCATGAAACGGCACAGCGCTCCACGCTTGAGGGCATGGGCGTGCTGGTACCGGATTTTTCTGCGATCCATTGCGTAGAGGACGTGCTGCGCTTTGCCGACCGCCACCGGCAAGGCTTCGTGATCAAGCCCATGTGTGAAGGCAACAACCGTGGCGTGGTGCTCGTCGGTAGCGGCGATGACCCCGCCAGTGCCTTTTGCGAAGTCGCACCCTATGTCGAAAAAGGCGTGCTTGCCGAGCAGTTGATTCCCTACCGCCGCGAGTTTTCCCACGACGGCCTGGGTTCGCTGACATTCATTACCGAAAAGATCAGCGCCGATGGCCGTTACCCGGTGGAAATCGCCCAGGTGCTGCCGGCCCGCCTCAACGATCGCGAGCGCCAGACGCTGCTTGCCACGGGCGAGCAGATCAACCACTTGATCGGTCAAGCACGCGGGCCGTTTCACAATGAAATCAAATTGAACGAGGACGGTACGCGCGCTGCCGTTGTGGAGCCCAATCGTCGCCCCGCCGGAATGAAAATCTGGTCATTGGCACGTTGGGTCTACGGCCTGGATCTGTTCGAAACCTGGATTGACTCGGTCTTTGGTGTCGACGTCCCCGCCGCCCTGAATGCCCCCACCTGCACAGCCGCCACCATCATGCTGGGCGTGCCGAGGGACATGGACTTCGAGCCCCACGACATCACCACTGATCATCACCCTTTCACCTACGCGCTGCTGGCGTCAGCCACCTTGCATGGCCTGAACCACAAGGAGCTGGTCGCCTACGAGTTCACCTGGTTGGGCCTGGAGAAACGCCACATCAGACGGGTCCCACGCGATAACAGCGATTTTGCGGCCCAGGTGTGCATCGTGCTGCATGTGGACCGGGTCGATATCCGTGACGTGATCCAGACGCTGCGCGAGCAATGGCTGATGGAACTGGCCCGCCTGCTGCCTGGGCAATCGCAACGGATTGCCTCCTGA